Part of the Melopsittacus undulatus isolate bMelUnd1 chromosome 14, bMelUnd1.mat.Z, whole genome shotgun sequence genome is shown below.
CTTTCACGGGGCAGTTGGCGACCATGTGGCTGATGCTCTGGCAGAAGTGGCATTTCTTGGGCTGCGGTGGGAGCTTGCACTCTTTGGCATGGTGGTCCAGCCCACCACAGTTGTAGCATCTGcggggggggaggagagagattCCAGGAGGAGAAATACAGTGAGGTGGGATGCTGCCGTTGGCCGTGCTTGGGACCCATCTGGCTCCACAGCCAGCGCTGGGCTTCAAATGggtggctgctgcagggatgtggggcaggctCTTTGGGGGCAAATGGTGGCCCTGGGTTTGGTCCCTGCAGAACCCCATCTCAGCCAGTTTGGGCCTGGCTCAGTGGTGTTGCTGGTACCCAGGAGATGGCAGCAAACCCTAGCACTGAAACCAAGTATGGGGACAAAAAgcggggatgctgggggggctTCCAACTCTCTGGCTCCATCATGGTTCTGGCTCCTGTGCCTACAGACCCCGCACCCAGGGTTCCATGCTATGGACcaagcctgcagcagagcaggaacaggCAATAGGACAACAGCTCAGTTACAGGGACTGTGGCCACCAGTGCTGGGACAACCCCAGATGTGGTTTGTCTTGTGGCTGTACCCTTGCAGCACTCATCCCCTCAGGTGCCACAGAGCAGTGTGGCCAGAGGAAGCTGCTGCCTTGCGTGCATTTGAAATCCTGCATCCATCTAGGTCAGCCACAacccttttccctttgcttttccttcctgactCATTTGAGAACTCACTTGTGTGTGAAATGCCAGGTTGGGTGGGCAGCATCCACCGGGAAAGCCAGGATAACACATCTTGGGGCAGccaggatggagaggatgggagaggagaggggatgAAGGGCTGGCCACAAGCTCGCCCTGGGGCTCCCGGCCTCACTGTGGGAGATGCTGCCAGGACGTCCGGCTGCTTCCTTCCCACAAGGAAGGGTTTCTCTCCCGGGGTGTCCCTGACCTCTGcccttcactgctgctttgctgccctTTCCCCACCAAGCTGCATCTGCCACTCATTAACCACTAAAGGAAGCTGCTTTCCCAGAGGAAGGGTCACTGCCTGCCCCACCGGACCCAAACCCATCCCcgtgctgcaggcagggtgctgggcagCTCCTGATGCCCGCAGGGCTTAGACCCTGCCCTGGATTGAGCCACCTCTTACCGGTCTCCTTTCGATCTGCGTTTCTGGAGGCTCTTGCCCTTGGGTCTCCTCTCGCTGCCGATGCAGAAGACGCCTCCTGGGCCGGTCACCCGGATGGACTCCAAACCTTTGGATGACTTCTTGAAGGTGAACTCAACAGCTTCACCTTCCTTCAGGCTGCGGAAACCCTCCATGTGCAGCTTGCTCTGGGAGGGACACAGGGAATGGATGGGGGTCAGCACAGAGCCGGGGGTCCGCCGGGAACACAATAAGCAAACACCTCGCATGGCACTAGAGCTGACATCTCCCCATGGGGATGGATATCAGGGACCAAGCACCTTAATCTCCATTAAGTCTCTGGAGCCCCATTTGATAGCACAGAGCCTTTAGTGAGCTGAGGCAGCTGGCTAAGTGGGGCTCAGTGGTTTGGCAAGCAAGGGCCAGCTCTGACCCAAATGTCAACAGGATTCACTGCAAAATGCTGACTCAGCACTCCAAAACAGCTCCTTGTTCCCAAGAACAGGTAAGAGCTGCCCCTGCACCTCCTGACacccagggctggggctgctcgCAGGGAGATACAAAACAGCAttataaaaagacaaaaggacCTCAAGGCTTTGCATAGGCACGTACAGCCCTGCTCGTGGCAGGACCCATAGCAagggcagggggctggaagCTGGTACTGCTGGCCCGGGGTCCCAGCCCAGCCAGCCCCCTTGCTTCAAGCTCTTTCATTACCTCCAATAATTCATTAAGCAACTGTTTGGCCCTGGATTGTCACTGACTGGAACATCTCCTGTCCCTCCCAGGGCTGCCACATCAGTCATCACAGTGCAATTTAACCTGAGAGTTCATAAAGACCCAGGCTGGGAAGGGAGGCtaagaaatggctaaaaattcCACTCCACTTCTGTAAGTCCTGCCCATGACaaggggttggaaat
Proteins encoded:
- the LIN28A gene encoding protein lin-28 homolog A; this encodes MGSVSNQQFAGAKPGEEPAGDSPKAENESQPLHGSGICKWFNVRMGFGFLSMTAKGGATLDSPVDVFVHQSKLHMEGFRSLKEGEAVEFTFKKSSKGLESIRVTGPGGVFCIGSERRPKGKSLQKRRSKGDRCYNCGGLDHHAKECKLPPQPKKCHFCQSISHMVANCPVKAQQSPSSQGKPAYFREEEDMHSSALLPETRE